A segment of the Streptomyces sp. XD-27 genome:
TGAGGATCTCGTCGCCGTCCTCCACCAGCGCCTGCACGGCCATGGAGACCAGCTCGGAGACTCCGTTGCCCAGGAAGACGTCGTCGACGCCGACGTCGGCCAGGCCGCGCTGCTGGTAGTGCTGGGCCACGGCGCGGCGGGCGGGGAGGATGCCGCGCGAGTCGGTGTAGCCGTGCGCCCGCGGCAGCATCCGGATCATGTCCTGGAGGATCTCCTCCGGGGCCTCGAACCCGAAGAGCGCGGGGTTGCCGGTGTTCAGGCGCAGCACGCTGTGCCCGGCCTCCTCCAGGGCGTCGGCGTGCTCGATCACCGGCCCGCGGATCTCGTAGCAGACCTCGCTGAGCTTGCTCGACTGCCGGAACTCCATGCGCTGGCTCTCCCGTCCTCCCGCACGTCGCCCGATGACGACGACCTACTTGGTTCTACCAAGTCGCCACTTGGAAAGTCCAACCACATGTCTAGACTGGGGCGCATGCCACGCCGAAGCTATGCCCAGTACTGCGCGATCGCGCGGGCCCTCGACACCGTCGGTGACCGGTGGACGCTGCTGATCGCGCGGGAACTGCTGGCGGGACCCCGCAGATACACCGACCTGCACGCCGATCTGCCGGGCGTCAGCACGGACATGCTCGCCTCGCGCCTCAAGGACCTGGAGCGCGACGGCATCCTCACCCGCCGCCGGCTCTCCCCGCCCGCGTCGGCCTCGGTCTACGAACTCACCCCACGCGGCCGCGCCCTGCTGCCGGTCCTGAGCGCCCTGGCCGACTGGGGCGCGGACGGTCTCGCCGAACGCCGCCCGACGGACGCGGTCCGGGCGCACTGGTTCGCGGTGCCGCTGATGCTGCGGCTGCGGGCGCCGCTGGCGACGCGGGCGGGGGTGGTGGAGGTGCGGCTGCCCGAGGGCGTCTTCCACCTCCGCTTCGCCGCGGACACGGAGCCGACGTACGGGGACGGGCCCGCCGAACGCGCGGACGCCGCACTGGCGTTGGACGGCGAGGTGTGCGCGGAGCTGGCGCGGGACGCGATGACGGTGGCGGAGGCGGTGGCTTCCGGAGCGGTCCGGGTATCCGGCGAAGGAGCTGTGGCGGACACGCTGCGGGGCGATGGCGCGTGACGGCACGCAGCCGCCGCCCCGGCGTGTGACGGCACGCGCCGCCGCCCTGGCGCGTGACGGTACGCGCCGCCGCCCTGGCGCGTGCCGGCACACCGCACAGGGCGCGCCCTCTCCGTCAGGAGGGCCGCGCCGCGCTGATCAGGCGGCGGGTGGGGCGACCAGGGTGTCGGGCTGGTTCGCGCGGCGCAGGGAGTCGGCGACGAATCCGGCGGCCTTCAGCTCCTCGACCAGGTCGCGGAGGAAGCAGACGGTCTCGGGCCGCCGGGTCCTGGTCGTGCCCACCGCCTGCCGGAT
Coding sequences within it:
- a CDS encoding helix-turn-helix domain-containing protein; amino-acid sequence: MPRRSYAQYCAIARALDTVGDRWTLLIARELLAGPRRYTDLHADLPGVSTDMLASRLKDLERDGILTRRRLSPPASASVYELTPRGRALLPVLSALADWGADGLAERRPTDAVRAHWFAVPLMLRLRAPLATRAGVVEVRLPEGVFHLRFAADTEPTYGDGPAERADAALALDGEVCAELARDAMTVAEAVASGAVRVSGEGAVADTLRGDGA